The window CGCAACAACGCCAGTTGCAGATACACACTCGCCCAAAGCGGACGATACCAACGGCCAGCAGCCCAATCCCAAGAAGTCCAGGTCGCATCGTGAGCGCAGGGAACGCGGCAGAAAAGCAGCATCAGAAGCTGCGGAAAAACACCCGGAAGCGGCATCCACTGTACTGGTGATAGCAGGAACTGAAAACGAAGCGCCGAACCAACAGCCGGCCAACTGTGATAGCGAGGTGGGTTTCAAGGAGTCTATTTTGAAGGAAGAGTGTCTTACATGTGTTTTCCTTTCCATATGAGCAGACCATGAGCGGCGCCCAGCGAACCAAATCCGGCAAATCAGCCAGGAATGGCAAACAGCAGCCTGTGCCGCCGTTGCGCATCGAGGATGTGGCCTCAGCTAGGACCAATTCCAATGGCGAGGAGGCGGCCAAATGTGATAACGATGTGCGCGAGCTGCAAAGGGCCTCAAAGGTAAGTGATTCCGAAGCCCAACCATAGCAGGGATTAAACATATCATTCTTTTTTCAGGAAATCAATCGCAGTAATCGTCGCATTATGAAACAAACCTTCGTCTCAGATATATTGGAGATTCCTGAAAAAATAGAAACGGCGCAACCCAAGCCACAAAACTCAGTGAAACCACCACCGCCTGCAGACAGCACCACCGAGGATgatgaagaggaggaggaggacgaggacgacTGGGAGACGAAGTTCGACGAGAGCGGCGACTGCTTGGATCCCAAGATTCTCCAGGAACTGAGTGAATCGGTGGGCAAGTGTAAAAtagaattgcccaaaatggactACACCGTAGGTTTCAAAAACGGaaaataagtttaaataattCATAACTTTGTAAATTCTTAGGTTTTCCACATCAAGCAATCCCTGCTGAATGAGGAGGAGTTCCCCCACGTCCTAGAAGTGTCCAATTTTCCCGTGGAGTTCAAAACGCCCGACCTACTCATGCTATTTTCGCAGTACAAGGGCAGCGGCTTTGAGATTAAGTGGGTGGACGACACCCATGCCCTGGCTGTGTTTAGCAGTTCACGTATTGGTAGGTTGTTCTGCAATCTAATCTGAAAAATTAACTAATTAAGGTCTAAAAACAGCTGCCGAAGTTCTGACGATGGGCCATCCGTTTGTGAAGCTAAAGCCACTGGCCGAGGCCACCCTGGAGTCGCGACTGAAGGCAAAGAAGGCCGGTGCCACCTCACTGCAGCCGTATCGCCAGCGACCGGAAACGTGCACGGCCTTGGCCCGTCGCCTGGTGTCCGGTGCCTTGGGGGTCAAACTGCCCACAGCGCCGCAGGAGCGGGAAAAGGAGAGGAGAGTGCTACGCGAAGCCAAAGGTGGGTGATTCAAATTATTGGGATTGCCTTTATActtattgatatttttttccatttcagaACGCAAACTGTTAGCTGCCAAACAGCGGGACGAGGCCTGGGAAAGCTAGGTCGCGGCCCCTGCAGgcaaaatgcatttttctCGCATGCGCAACGCATGCCACCAACGACCCTCAACAAAAACGATAGTAGCTACAAACCCCAAAACcacaacaaaaagaaaacgaTACAGAAACAGAAATGGAAATGTAAACGGAAACGGAACAACAACCGGGCATAACACCCACAAAAACTCTCAATCAAAGCTATCAAAATAAGCGTAATTTGCATGCTGCCATGCAATCTACTTTTAAATGTTCGCTTTTTGTGCAATTAACACAGATTTTTGCTCAATTTGTTGTAGTTTTAGATGATGGATTAATGCATTATTTATCGCCTAGGCCGTAAGAgagatatatctatatatatttattggtCGTCGTAGAAGGTAAAATTGCATATATACGATATGTACGTGTTGTTTTAACTCCAGGCGtaaatcttaatttttaagcgcaagcaatttatacatacatatatatattttaataaagtttataGCTTTTAAGTACGAAAGTAATAATTATGTGTGTTTTTGTAAAGAAAAGGATACTTTCTTGATTAGGATCATCTGAAATTATTCATTTTAATGGACAATATGTTGCTCCCACTAtactttttcataaattttccgGAGATCATAGATACTATATAGAAAGCTATATAAGAATCGATCACATATAATATATCTCTATACAATCGGAAATCGTGTTTTTGGGAAACAAAACTTTGTAactttttacttttaaaatatgAATGTTATACGGAAAGAAACTGCTCTTATACTGAAATTCCAACAAGGATGgaccaactatatccaactatatatattttctatatcCTACGCCGgaagttatttttaatttcttgatCTCTCAGATCTTTTGAAAATTGGCGGGTTCTTTTTTCCCGGCGGTATTAAAtggtattttttaaagctTGGTCCCACCAAACCTGGTAACACTGTCTGAAGCCGGTAGAGGTTTGTTAAAACAATAAAGTTAAATATAGCGTTTAAAAGGTAACAGCTGTGGTTgcttaatttaaattcaagACAAATATTCGACAATGTGTTGTAACTAAGCAAATATGCGGGTCTGGAGTGTCGCATAGGCATTGAAGTTCCAGTTCCATTTATATCACTGTTTCACACTGACAACTATAAAATATACGAGCGTTGAATAAAATTGATAAGCTTATCTTTGCGGAAGCACTAACAACAGAATAGGGGTATTGCTCTCCTCCCCCTAAAAAATCAATCGAACTTCTCCAAGGAAGAATAGAAATTTTTTGACTGCGTGGCCGTCAGAACATTTTGTGAAAGTGTGTGCTTCTGGTTTGTATGCATGTACAGTGAACACTGGCTTTAGGATACAATAATACACTCAGATAAAAAGGATTAGGTTTCTAGCGGAGATTATCCTCTTTAAGGCTTATTCATCTATCAAAATTATCTCAatttattgtaaaatatttataaaattatagttAGTGAACACTGTATAGCTTTACAGTGGGAGTTACCTATAATAAGTATTGGTTCAACCAAATCTAATTGGAGTTCACCTACGTGTATTTAATTTCAGCCAAGTCATGTTGAAGTACTTATCTGTTCTCCTGCTGGGAGCAGCCCTCGTGGCGGCCGGCAAACCCGAAGATAGCGAATCGTGCTACTCCTTCGCCGGAGGATCAGTGTATCCCACTGAGAAGAACAAGGGCGATCACCAGCTGCAGTTCACCAAGGCAGTCAGTAAGTTCAGAAATAACATTAAAGTAAAGCTCCTGGATTAACAATCTCTCTCTCAACCTCAGTTTCCAAGCCAGCGCCACATTTTGAGGGAACCGCTGTGGTCAACAAGGAGATCGTTCAGCTGTCCCTGTCCCAGTATCTGGGGAAATATGTTGTGCTTCTCTTCTACCCTCTAGACTTGTATGTTGTGGCGGTATAAAAGCGATGttcatttattaataaacACTCCACCTTCCAGCACCTTTGTCTGCCCCACGGAGATCATTGCCTTCTCCGATCGCATCGCCGAGTTCCGGAAGATCAACACCGAGGTGATTGGCATCAGTGTAGACTCCCATTTCACGCATCTGGCCTGGATTAACACGCCCCGCAAGGAAGGCGGTCTGGGCAACGTCAAGATTCCCCTGCTCTCCGATCTGACGCATAAGATTAGCAAGGACTATGGCGTCTATCTGGAGTCCAGTGGCCATGCCTTGCGAGGCCTCTTTATCATTGACCAAACCGGTGTGCTGCGACAGATCACCATGAACGATCTGCCGGTGGGACGATCGGTGGATGAGACCATTCGTCTGGTCCAGGCCTTCCAGTACACCGATACCCACGGCGAGGTCTGCCCAGCAGGCTGGCGACCAGGAGCCGATACGGTGGGCTATGGGATTGTAGAGCTAGAAGgatttatataaaattgtaaaatttttcAGATTGTTCCTAATCCGGAGGAGAAAACCAAGTACTTTGCTAGGAATAATCAATAGTGTGTGTGCATCCgtcgtctctgcagccaatCCCAGTTACATTCCGAATGTTCATGACTGATTCTAAATCGAACAATAGAGCCCAACGCATGAGTCCTGTGTACAAATAGCCATGCCACCGATCCACACttgttttgtaaaaaatatagttcgtttattttacAGCATAACTGAGAGATAAATAAATTGATGaagtacatatgtatatgtataagTGATGCAAAATGCGTGGCGGCACACGGAAGCAATCAAACTGGATTAACCAAAAAACGTCTGGAATAGATCCTTTGATCCTTTACAAAATGCCTTGATTGCTGCCAGTTGTGGCCACATTAGTATGGATAACGTTAACAATTCGATTTTGTTCCGATTAGTTTTGTAGAGATTACACATAAAAATATAGTTGGTATAAATTATTTGTTAGGTACGCCATGGTTGTTGCTGTTAAGTAATCCTGTGCTCCTCCGACATTCGGGGCGAAACAAAGCTAAGTTATGTTGAGGtatttgtataaaaaacgGGGGAAAAACGTGGGCGGGCAATAACAACTTGGACGTCATAAGGCACTCGTTCTTTTCAGTGTATTTATCTCGTGTGTGTAGTTTGTGTCagtaagtgtgtgtgttgcaGTTTGTGCGTTTTAAATGCCAACAACCCAGGTTCGCAAGAAACGAATTCAAAATTGTGCGCAAACATTAAGGGTTTTCGATCGATTATGGGAGATTCGTCTTTGCTGGGGAGATTCCTTATCGCCGATCATCGAGCACTGTCTCGAGTTCCCCGAAAAGTCTGATCAAATAAGTTGTGTATTGAAGAAATCTTATAGCTATAACGATGCAACAGTCGGCAAAAAAAAGTCTGATAAATTATTGTTCGTAGTAAACCACATCctgaaattgaaaacaaattttagtttactatttttatagaaattaaataCTCTGCAGGATACTCACGATTAAAAAGAGGGCAGCGAACATGAGTGCCTTCATGCGAACATCCAGATTCAAGGGGAACGAAACGCTGAAATAATCCGCATCGGTGAACAGTTCCCGACCCAGGCCGGACCATTGTTTACTTATTTTGCCAATCTCCTCATTATTGGCGCTCAATACCTAAAACGGGAAAAAATAGGTTTGTATTCGGGAATCGggaatttgcaaaaaaaaaaaaagaataaaaaaaaaccagaaacaCACAAGAATTTGCAATCAGCGCAGTTTTTGAATTAATTGACTCGCTGTGGACAGTGAAGCATAGCGAGGGCTCCATGACGTCACTGTCTCGGCCTGTAGCATCTACCGAACAGTGGCGATCATCACAATAGTGCTACCagttataattaaatttaattttttattgcacTATTATTGTGGACTTATCTGTTTCTATAAATATCGCATCTCTTGCATATAAACCAATGTTTTGAGATGAATATGTATCCCATATCGCCCATCACTTTGCAAACTTAACATAAGAAGCTAAACCACTTGAAACATATTTTCAGGGGCATGGAATTCGTTCAATTAGATAAGAAAACAGAGAGGCTATCAGTGACATCAATACCAATgctattaattaatttgagtTGCTGCCCAAAGACAGAAAGATGATCTAATTGAAGCTTCTTATCTTCAATGCTATTCCATTGGCCGGATCTGTTTCTGTATACTTGTTTGAATATGGAATCCCGCAGATGTAGAACCACTTGTTGGCAACGCACTGACCTTGAAATTGGTATCGCTGAAGCACTTGCAGGGGCAGAGGGGACCCTCGATGCGCAGGACGATGTCGCCGAACGAGTTCCTGATATTGAACTTGGGCCGCAAGAATGTGCAGACCTGCTCCACGGTTCCGATCACCTGTCCCGGCGGCGCCGACACCTCCACGGCGTTCATGCAGCTGGGGAAGCAGCACAGTATTTCACATCGGAATGGCCGGCGCAGATGCAGCACCTCGTTCTGGAAATTGTCCAGGATCTTCATCTCAAATGGACGGGATCGACCCAGCAGATTCCTGGTGCAACAGTCGCTCTCCTCGTAGGCATAGTACACGTTCTGTCCCAGCGAGTTCTTTACCTTGAAGCGGTTCTTCGACTCGAAGCCGGTCAACAGCTCGAGTTTTTCGATCTTCTGGGACACCAGTAGCTGATCCAGAGCCGTCAGGTATTCGAGGCCCTGTGGGCAGTTGGGCATGCCCACGGGTATGGACATCCAATTATCTGCAAAGAAATAAGGGCGTTGTTCACGATCAGCTATactatataatttaaatatatattaaacatattaaataatttaaaaattaaaaaaaaattacttctTAGGGAATTATTGTAAAAACAaagtattaataaaatcatgtttatttttaagagtTACACTATTTATATCCCCGCTGCTGTAGTAATGGGCAAATACGCGAATTTTTTTCATACGCCCAACACACAGGCGCGCCCATATCAATAAGTCCCATCTGTGTGTGGGAAACTGCCCATAAAAAGTGCGGGGGATATACATAGATATCTATATGGATATAGGTACGGGATACTTACCAGCTCCGTTGGCGGGCACGCCTCCTGTCGACTGGGGCTGTCGCACCACCGTATCGTCCTGCGGCGCATCCTGTGGCACCTCCTTGTACTCCTTCATTTGCATCATTTTCCTGCCTTTCGCGACGCTAACACAAAAATTATTGAGCCCTTAACAAAAACAGTGTTGGGTGTGACCATGCTTCGGATACCAGAAGTGACCATTTTTAGTTGCATACTTTTTTACTAAGTTTGGCGCGCagtctaaaaattaaaaatatagaacTTTAAGAATAAATTAAGATTTCCATTTGTTAATTAGAAAGAAATGTCAAAATAATACtttaaaatttacaaaaaaatgtcCTTTACAATCCTGGTATGTTTTCCGTTTCCCAACGTGGTCACACTGCTGCCCTGGTTGTGATAAGGGAACCAGAAACCccgacataaaaaataaaatgctgCTTGGCATTGGAATCTCCAGTAAATATGAACGAATCTCATGATAAAAGGAGCACCAGCACGGTCAGCTCCACGCCCCCAGAAGGGGCGGATGTGGAGGACCTGGG of the Drosophila ananassae strain 14024-0371.13 chromosome 2R, ASM1763931v2, whole genome shotgun sequence genome contains:
- the LOC6506893 gene encoding mucin-5AC isoform X1; the encoded protein is MWPSFAKSISLIDQEFVHNVGCDIELFVKKRLSSGVLLFPPVGNYRRYLIHQTCESYRQQYDLFTFSVGQGPHRRTVLCFRNQLLDPHGFEARKQQQLKEKERDKQPRDRESVKSWRSSHPPTNGSSSNNNNNNNHRRSSSASRRKITATELCKMGVKKHINEAPLSKSNSVDLYRPPALRNNSSSEEAAPLDPSSTTATRTDTTTTTATAAGTATITASSGPTSTDSREQQVDESTVSVSAEAEAAAAAATRRKRRPDRAVYVPRARRSQTTPPTSTSTSTSTTTITIATGSTPPPPASDIVAVAPTPAVENATTPVADTHSPKADDTNGQQPNPKKSRSHRERRERGRKAASEAAEKHPEAASTVLVIAGTENEAPNQQPANCDSETMSGAQRTKSGKSARNGKQQPVPPLRIEDVASARTNSNGEEAAKCDNDVRELQRASKEINRSNRRIMKQTFVSDILEIPEKIETAQPKPQNSVKPPPPADSTTEDDEEEEEDEDDWETKFDESGDCLDPKILQELSESVGKCKIELPKMDYTVFHIKQSLLNEEEFPHVLEVSNFPVEFKTPDLLMLFSQYKGSGFEIKWVDDTHALAVFSSSRIAAEVLTMGHPFVKLKPLAEATLESRLKAKKAGATSLQPYRQRPETCTALARRLVSGALGVKLPTAPQEREKERRVLREAKERKLLAAKQRDEAWES
- the LOC6506893 gene encoding mucin-5AC isoform X2; this encodes MRSVLLFPPVGNYRRYLIHQTCESYRQQYDLFTFSVGQGPHRRTVLCFRNQLLDPHGFEARKQQQLKEKERDKQPRDRESVKSWRSSHPPTNGSSSNNNNNNNHRRSSSASRRKITATELCKMGVKKHINEAPLSKSNSVDLYRPPALRNNSSSEEAAPLDPSSTTATRTDTTTTTATAAGTATITASSGPTSTDSREQQVDESTVSVSAEAEAAAAAATRRKRRPDRAVYVPRARRSQTTPPTSTSTSTSTTTITIATGSTPPPPASDIVAVAPTPAVENATTPVADTHSPKADDTNGQQPNPKKSRSHRERRERGRKAASEAAEKHPEAASTVLVIAGTENEAPNQQPANCDSETMSGAQRTKSGKSARNGKQQPVPPLRIEDVASARTNSNGEEAAKCDNDVRELQRASKEINRSNRRIMKQTFVSDILEIPEKIETAQPKPQNSVKPPPPADSTTEDDEEEEEDEDDWETKFDESGDCLDPKILQELSESVGKCKIELPKMDYTVFHIKQSLLNEEEFPHVLEVSNFPVEFKTPDLLMLFSQYKGSGFEIKWVDDTHALAVFSSSRIAAEVLTMGHPFVKLKPLAEATLESRLKAKKAGATSLQPYRQRPETCTALARRLVSGALGVKLPTAPQEREKERRVLREAKERKLLAAKQRDEAWES
- the LOC6506894 gene encoding peroxiredoxin-2, which translates into the protein MLKYLSVLLLGAALVAAGKPEDSESCYSFAGGSVYPTEKNKGDHQLQFTKAVISKPAPHFEGTAVVNKEIVQLSLSQYLGKYVVLLFYPLDFTFVCPTEIIAFSDRIAEFRKINTEVIGISVDSHFTHLAWINTPRKEGGLGNVKIPLLSDLTHKISKDYGVYLESSGHALRGLFIIDQTGVLRQITMNDLPVGRSVDETIRLVQAFQYTDTHGEVCPAGWRPGADTIVPNPEEKTKYFARNNQ
- the LOC6493102 gene encoding phospholipid scramblase 1; its protein translation is MMQMKEYKEVPQDAPQDDTVVRQPQSTGGVPANGADNWMSIPVGMPNCPQGLEYLTALDQLLVSQKIEKLELLTGFESKNRFKVKNSLGQNVYYAYEESDCCTRNLLGRSRPFEMKILDNFQNEVLHLRRPFRCEILCCFPSCMNAVEVSAPPGQVIGTVEQVCTFLRPKFNIRNSFGDIVLRIEGPLCPCKCFSDTNFKVLSANNEEIGKISKQWSGLGRELFTDADYFSVSFPLNLDVRMKALMFAALFLIDVVYYEQ